The following are encoded together in the Xanthomonas vesicatoria ATCC 35937 genome:
- the ettA gene encoding energy-dependent translational throttle protein EttA translates to MSQYIYTMNRVSKVVPPKRQIIKDISLSFFPGAKIGLLGLNGAGKSTVLKIMAGVDTDFEGEARPQAGIKVGYLAQEPQLNPEHTVREAVEEGVGDVLQAQAALDAVYLAYAEEGADFDALAKEQERLEAILAAGDAHTLENQLDVAADALRLPPWDAIVGKLSGGEKRRVALCRLLLQKPDMLLLDEPTNHLDAESVEWLEQFLARYTGTVVAVTHDRYFLDNAAEWILELDRGRGIPWKGNYTDWLTQKDERLKQEDNQEKSRQKAIQKELEWSRQNAKGGRTKGKARLARLEELQSVDYQRRNETNEIFIPPGERLGNSVMEFKNVSKKFGDRLLIDNLSMIVPPGAIVGIIGPNGAGKSTLFKMITGQEKPDSGEIVVGPTVQLSYVDQSRDALEGNHNVFQEIAGGLDILNINGVEIQSRAYIGRFNFKGQDQQKMVGSLSGGERGRLHMAKTLLQGGNVLLLDEPSNDLDIETLRALEDALLEFPGNTFVISHDRWFLDRIATHILSFEGESHVEFFQGNYREYEEDKRRRMGDDAGPKRLRFKALK, encoded by the coding sequence ATGTCGCAATATATCTACACCATGAACCGCGTCAGCAAGGTGGTCCCGCCCAAGCGGCAGATCATCAAGGACATCTCGCTGAGCTTCTTTCCGGGCGCCAAGATCGGCCTGCTGGGCCTGAACGGCGCCGGCAAGTCCACGGTACTGAAGATCATGGCCGGCGTGGACACCGACTTCGAGGGCGAAGCCCGCCCGCAAGCCGGCATCAAGGTCGGCTACCTGGCGCAGGAACCGCAGCTCAACCCCGAGCACACCGTGCGCGAGGCAGTCGAAGAAGGCGTGGGCGACGTGCTGCAGGCCCAGGCCGCGCTGGATGCGGTGTATCTGGCCTATGCCGAAGAAGGCGCCGATTTCGACGCGCTGGCCAAGGAACAGGAACGCCTGGAGGCGATCCTGGCCGCCGGCGATGCGCACACCCTGGAAAACCAGCTGGACGTGGCCGCCGATGCGCTGCGCCTGCCGCCGTGGGACGCCATCGTCGGCAAGCTGTCCGGTGGCGAAAAGCGCCGCGTGGCGCTGTGCCGCCTGCTGCTGCAGAAGCCGGACATGCTGCTGCTCGACGAACCGACCAACCACCTGGATGCCGAATCGGTGGAGTGGCTGGAACAATTCCTGGCGCGCTACACCGGCACCGTGGTGGCAGTGACGCATGATCGCTACTTCCTGGACAACGCCGCCGAGTGGATCCTGGAGCTGGACCGCGGCCGCGGCATCCCGTGGAAGGGCAACTACACCGACTGGCTGACCCAGAAGGACGAGCGCCTCAAGCAGGAAGACAACCAGGAAAAATCACGCCAGAAGGCGATCCAGAAGGAACTGGAATGGTCGCGCCAGAACGCCAAGGGCGGCCGCACCAAGGGCAAGGCGCGCCTGGCCCGCCTGGAAGAGCTGCAATCGGTGGATTACCAGCGCCGCAACGAAACCAATGAAATCTTCATCCCGCCGGGCGAGCGCCTGGGCAACTCGGTGATGGAGTTCAAGAACGTCTCCAAGAAATTCGGCGACCGCCTGCTGATCGACAACCTGTCGATGATCGTGCCGCCCGGCGCCATCGTCGGCATCATCGGCCCCAACGGTGCCGGTAAGTCGACCCTGTTCAAGATGATCACCGGCCAGGAAAAGCCCGATTCCGGCGAAATCGTGGTCGGCCCCACCGTGCAGCTGTCCTACGTGGACCAGAGCCGCGACGCACTGGAAGGCAACCACAACGTATTCCAGGAAATCGCCGGTGGTCTGGACATCCTCAACATCAACGGGGTGGAGATCCAGTCGCGCGCCTATATCGGCCGCTTCAACTTCAAGGGCCAGGACCAGCAGAAGATGGTCGGCTCGCTTTCCGGTGGTGAGCGCGGGCGTCTGCACATGGCCAAGACGCTACTGCAGGGCGGCAACGTGCTGCTGCTCGACGAACCGTCCAACGATCTGGACATCGAGACCCTGCGTGCGCTGGAAGATGCGTTGCTGGAATTCCCGGGCAACACCTTCGTGATTTCGCATGATCGCTGGTTCCTCGACCGTATCGCCACGCACATCCTCTCGTTCGAAGGCGAGTCGCACGTGGAGTTCTTCCAGGGCAACTACCGCGAGTACGAAGAAGACAAGCGTCGCCGCATGGGCGATGACGCAGGCCCCAAGCGTCTGCGCTTCAAGGCGCTCAAGTAA
- a CDS encoding RcnB family protein codes for MNRKRIVTVVLSSILALGSVAPAAFADDWGRGHDRRGHDRDDRHDRGRDHGNWRNDRREWHDERRADRRDDRRYYSSGYREGYRDARYQDRRYDRNRVYVYDRPSYYRAGPPPRPYWARGQRYHGPVYVINDYDRYNLRRPPYGYRWQRDNTGNLLLVAIATGVIADLVLNN; via the coding sequence ATGAACCGCAAACGCATCGTCACTGTTGTGCTTTCTTCCATCCTGGCGCTGGGCTCCGTGGCCCCGGCAGCGTTTGCCGACGACTGGGGCCGCGGCCACGATCGTCGTGGCCACGACCGCGACGATCGCCACGACCGCGGTCGCGATCATGGCAACTGGCGCAACGATCGTCGCGAGTGGCACGACGAGCGCCGGGCCGACCGTCGCGACGACCGCCGCTATTACAGCAGCGGCTACCGCGAGGGGTACCGCGATGCCCGCTATCAGGACCGTCGCTACGACCGCAACCGGGTGTATGTCTACGATCGCCCCAGCTACTACCGCGCCGGTCCGCCGCCGCGCCCTTACTGGGCCCGTGGTCAGCGCTATCACGGCCCGGTCTACGTGATCAACGACTACGACCGCTACAACCTGCGCCGTCCGCCGTACGGCTACCGTTGGCAGCGCGACAACACCGGCAATCTGTTGCTGGTCGCGATCGCTACTGGCGTGATCGCCGACCTGGTCCTCAACAACTAG
- the glyA gene encoding serine hydroxymethyltransferase, giving the protein MFSRDARLETYDPELAKAIAAEVGRQEDHVELIASENYCSALVMEAQGSQLTNKYAEGYPGKRYYGGCEFVDIAEQLAIDRIKQVFGADYANVQPHSGSQANQAVYLALLQPGDTILGMSLAHGGHLTHGAKVNVSGKLFNAVQYGVNEQGLIDYDEVQRLATEHTPKMVVAGFSAYSQKIDWARFRAIADSVGAYLFVDMAHVAGLVAAGVYPSPLEHAHVVTSTTHKTLRGPRGGIIVAKGASEELQKKLQSIVFPGIQGGPLMHVIAAKAVAFKEALEPEFKTYQQQVVKNAQAMANTLIARGYKIVSGGTENHLMLVDMIGRDVSGKDAEAALGKAHITVNKNSVPNDPRSPFVTSGLRLGTPAITTRGYKEQDSIDLANWIADVLDAPADEAVLAKVRDAVTAQCKKYPVYG; this is encoded by the coding sequence ATGTTCTCGCGCGACGCCCGACTGGAAACCTACGACCCCGAACTGGCCAAGGCCATCGCCGCTGAAGTCGGCCGCCAGGAGGATCACGTCGAACTGATCGCCAGCGAAAACTACTGCAGCGCACTGGTGATGGAAGCCCAGGGCAGCCAGCTGACCAACAAGTACGCCGAAGGCTATCCGGGCAAGCGCTACTACGGCGGTTGCGAGTTCGTCGATATTGCCGAGCAACTGGCGATCGACCGCATCAAGCAGGTGTTTGGCGCGGACTACGCAAACGTGCAGCCGCACAGCGGCTCGCAGGCCAATCAGGCGGTGTATCTGGCGCTACTGCAGCCCGGCGACACCATCCTGGGCATGAGCCTGGCCCACGGCGGCCACCTGACCCATGGCGCCAAGGTCAATGTCTCCGGCAAGCTGTTCAACGCGGTGCAGTACGGCGTCAACGAGCAGGGCTTGATCGACTACGACGAGGTCCAGCGCCTGGCCACCGAGCACACGCCGAAGATGGTGGTGGCCGGTTTCTCCGCGTACTCGCAGAAGATCGACTGGGCGCGCTTCCGCGCCATCGCCGACAGCGTCGGTGCGTATCTGTTCGTGGACATGGCGCACGTGGCAGGCCTGGTGGCCGCCGGCGTCTATCCGAGCCCGCTGGAGCACGCGCACGTGGTCACCTCGACCACCCACAAGACCCTGCGCGGTCCGCGTGGCGGCATCATCGTGGCCAAGGGCGCCAGCGAAGAGCTGCAGAAGAAGCTGCAGTCGATCGTGTTCCCGGGCATCCAGGGTGGCCCGTTGATGCACGTGATCGCGGCCAAGGCGGTGGCGTTCAAGGAAGCGCTGGAGCCGGAATTCAAGACCTACCAGCAGCAGGTGGTCAAGAACGCCCAGGCCATGGCCAACACGCTGATCGCGCGCGGCTACAAGATCGTGTCCGGCGGCACCGAGAACCACCTCATGCTGGTGGACATGATCGGCCGCGACGTCTCCGGCAAGGATGCAGAGGCGGCGCTGGGCAAGGCACACATCACCGTCAACAAGAACTCGGTGCCCAACGACCCGCGTTCGCCGTTCGTGACCTCGGGCCTGCGTCTGGGTACCCCGGCGATCACCACGCGCGGTTACAAGGAACAGGACAGCATCGATCTGGCCAACTGGATCGCCGACGTGCTGGACGCCCCGGCCGACGAAGCGGTGCTGGCCAAGGTGCGCGACGCAGTGACCGCGCAGTGCAAGAAGTATCCGGTGTATGGCTGA
- the nrdR gene encoding transcriptional regulator NrdR — protein sequence MHCPFCQHNDTRVIDSRVSEDGTTIRRRRECEACGERFSTLETIELKLPTVVKSDGGREAFDARKLRTSFDRALQKRPVSEEQIEAAVRAVVHQLRMSGEREVGSLRVGEYVMVELRKLDHVGYVRFASVYRSFQDVADFREEIEKLERELPVGSEQLPLLEAALERAGKPGKR from the coding sequence ATGCACTGCCCCTTCTGCCAGCACAACGATACCCGCGTGATCGATTCGCGGGTGTCCGAAGACGGTACGACGATTCGTCGGCGTCGCGAGTGCGAGGCGTGCGGCGAGCGTTTCAGCACCCTTGAAACCATCGAACTGAAACTGCCCACGGTGGTCAAGAGCGATGGTGGGCGCGAGGCGTTCGACGCGCGCAAGTTGCGCACCAGCTTCGACCGCGCGCTGCAAAAACGTCCGGTGTCCGAAGAACAGATCGAAGCAGCGGTGCGGGCGGTGGTGCACCAGCTGCGCATGTCCGGCGAGCGCGAAGTGGGTTCGCTGCGGGTGGGCGAATACGTGATGGTCGAGTTGCGCAAGCTCGATCATGTGGGCTATGTGCGCTTCGCTTCGGTGTATCGCAGTTTTCAGGATGTGGCCGATTTTCGCGAAGAAATCGAAAAGCTCGAGCGCGAGCTCCCGGTGGGTAGCGAGCAGCTGCCGTTGCTGGAAGCGGCGCTGGAACGTGCCGGCAAACCCGGCAAGCGCTAA
- a CDS encoding GNAT family N-acetyltransferase — MRIACVADTPEYLPAIAQAHLQAFGSLLPDWTIDEALCELRSHTRDGVIPTTWVALDQSHWLGSVSLLENDDGRIRQWSPWLASLYVQPQARGQGIGEALVAHCVRAAAQLKVPLLYLYCQPALVPFYQRLGWHAHAELLLGPMQIVVMAIAPQGATQ, encoded by the coding sequence ATGCGCATCGCCTGCGTGGCGGACACGCCAGAGTATCTGCCTGCCATCGCGCAGGCGCATCTGCAGGCGTTCGGCAGCCTGTTGCCGGACTGGACCATCGATGAAGCGCTGTGCGAACTGCGCAGCCATACCCGCGATGGCGTAATTCCCACTACCTGGGTCGCGCTCGATCAGTCGCACTGGCTCGGCTCGGTGAGCCTGCTGGAGAACGACGATGGCCGCATCCGGCAATGGTCGCCCTGGCTGGCATCGCTGTATGTGCAGCCGCAGGCGCGTGGGCAGGGGATCGGCGAAGCACTGGTGGCGCATTGCGTGCGTGCCGCCGCGCAATTGAAGGTGCCGCTGCTGTATCTGTATTGCCAACCGGCGCTGGTGCCGTTCTATCAGCGGCTTGGCTGGCACGCGCACGCCGAGCTGTTGCTTGGCCCGATGCAGATCGTGGTGATGGCCATCGCGCCCCAAGGAGCAACGCAATGA
- the ribD gene encoding bifunctional diaminohydroxyphosphoribosylaminopyrimidine deaminase/5-amino-6-(5-phosphoribosylamino)uracil reductase RibD yields MNVTAYDHRWMAQALRLAERGAYTTRPNPMVGCVIVRDGVCVGEGFHQRAGGPHAEVFALRAAGALARGATAYVTLEPCAHYGRTPPCALALIEAGVARVVAAMADPFPQVNGGGFALLREAGIEVVSGVLQAQARQLNQGFLSRVERGRPWLRVKLGASLDGRTALASGQSKWITGADARADVQRWRARAGAILTGAGTVLADDPAMTVRLGDDTPFVPPLRVVLDARLRTLECEHIRQGDAPTLYLHGNAVPVPSLQNAEFVGMPLHEGRFDLGSVLALLSERGINEVHAEAGATLSGALLQAGLVDELLVYFAPVVLGDAARPLLAGLGIDTMAQRRTLHLADVRQLGQDLRLRYLPGVVE; encoded by the coding sequence ATGAATGTGACGGCCTACGACCACCGCTGGATGGCGCAGGCGCTGCGTCTGGCAGAGCGCGGGGCCTACACCACGCGGCCTAATCCGATGGTGGGTTGCGTGATCGTGCGCGATGGCGTGTGCGTGGGCGAAGGCTTCCATCAACGGGCCGGTGGCCCGCATGCCGAGGTGTTCGCGCTGCGCGCTGCCGGCGCCCTGGCGCGCGGCGCCACGGCGTATGTCACGCTGGAGCCGTGTGCGCATTACGGACGCACGCCGCCGTGTGCACTGGCTTTGATCGAGGCAGGTGTGGCGCGTGTTGTCGCAGCGATGGCCGACCCGTTTCCGCAAGTCAATGGCGGTGGTTTCGCACTGCTGCGCGAGGCGGGGATCGAGGTGGTTAGTGGCGTGCTGCAGGCGCAGGCGCGCCAACTCAATCAGGGATTTCTGTCGCGGGTGGAGCGTGGCCGTCCGTGGCTGCGGGTCAAGCTCGGCGCCAGCCTGGATGGACGTACTGCGCTGGCCAGCGGGCAATCCAAGTGGATCACCGGCGCCGATGCGCGCGCGGATGTGCAGCGCTGGCGTGCGCGTGCCGGTGCCATCCTGACCGGTGCCGGCACGGTGCTGGCCGACGATCCGGCGATGACGGTGCGGTTGGGCGATGACACGCCCTTCGTGCCGCCGTTGCGGGTCGTGCTGGACGCGCGCTTGCGCACCTTGGAGTGCGAGCACATTCGCCAGGGCGATGCGCCGACGCTCTATCTGCATGGCAACGCAGTGCCCGTTCCATCGCTGCAGAATGCCGAGTTCGTCGGGATGCCATTGCACGAAGGGCGTTTCGATCTGGGGTCGGTACTGGCGCTACTGTCTGAGCGCGGCATCAATGAAGTGCACGCAGAGGCCGGCGCAACGCTGAGCGGCGCGCTGCTGCAAGCCGGCCTGGTCGACGAACTACTGGTCTACTTCGCGCCGGTGGTGCTGGGCGATGCCGCCAGACCGCTGCTGGCCGGGTTGGGCATCGATACAATGGCGCAACGGCGCACGCTGCATCTGGCCGATGTGCGCCAACTCGGCCAGGACCTGCGGCTGCGCTATCTGCCTGGTGTCGTTGAATGA
- a CDS encoding riboflavin synthase — protein MFTGIIEGVGRLAARQPQGGDVRFTFAVGNLPFEAVQLGESIAVNGVCLTVIAFDTSSFQADASTETLSLTTLGALPEGAVINLERAMRPTDRLGGHLVSGHVDGLGQVQSVHDDARAQRWRFAAPPAVLRYVAKKGSICVDGVSLTVNDVDEAGFEVALIPHTVANTAFAATAVGAAVNLEIDLVARYVERLLGTRGAA, from the coding sequence ATGTTCACCGGAATCATTGAAGGCGTCGGCCGGCTGGCGGCGCGCCAGCCGCAGGGCGGCGATGTGCGGTTTACCTTTGCTGTCGGCAACCTGCCGTTCGAGGCGGTGCAGCTCGGCGAAAGCATTGCCGTCAACGGCGTCTGCCTGACCGTGATCGCATTCGACACGAGCAGTTTTCAGGCCGATGCGTCCACCGAAACCCTGTCGTTGACCACATTGGGCGCATTGCCCGAAGGCGCGGTGATCAATCTGGAGCGTGCGATGCGCCCGACCGATCGCCTCGGCGGGCATCTGGTCAGTGGTCATGTCGATGGCCTGGGCCAGGTGCAGTCGGTGCACGACGATGCGCGTGCGCAGCGGTGGCGGTTTGCGGCGCCGCCTGCTGTGTTGCGCTACGTGGCCAAGAAGGGATCGATCTGCGTGGACGGCGTCAGTCTCACCGTCAACGATGTGGACGAGGCAGGCTTTGAAGTGGCGTTGATTCCGCACACGGTGGCCAACACCGCGTTTGCGGCCACTGCGGTGGGCGCGGCGGTGAATCTGGAAATCGACCTGGTTGCGCGCTATGTCGAGCGCCTGCTCGGCACGCGGGGTGCGGCATGA
- the ribB gene encoding 3,4-dihydroxy-2-butanone-4-phosphate synthase: MNFAPVPELIEELRAGRMVVIVDDEDRENEGDLIMAAELVKPSDINFMVTHARGLVCLSLTRERCAQLGLAPMVRNNTAQFQTNFTVSIEAAEGVTTGISAYDRAHTVRTAVRPDAKPQDLSQPGHIFPLISQPGGVLTRAGHTEAASDLPMLAGLEPAGVLVEVLNPDGSMARRPQLEVFAREHGLKMGSIADLIAYRLANEHTVERVDERDITTEFGPFKLVTYRDRIAHDLHFALVRGAADPHTPTLVRVQVENPLADLLHWQRDDFGVAATDALRAIAAEGQGVMVVLSAPRDSESLLARLRQQLEAATNAKDVSQWRRNGAGAQILAELGLGKLRVLGTPRRQVGLAGFGLEVVEYLECHAGEAVHAVPPAVVP, encoded by the coding sequence ATGAATTTTGCGCCGGTTCCCGAGCTGATCGAAGAGTTGCGTGCCGGGCGCATGGTGGTGATCGTCGATGACGAAGACCGCGAGAACGAGGGCGATCTGATCATGGCCGCCGAGCTGGTCAAGCCGTCTGACATCAATTTCATGGTGACCCATGCGCGCGGACTGGTGTGCCTGTCGCTGACCCGCGAGCGCTGCGCGCAACTCGGTCTGGCGCCGATGGTGCGCAACAATACCGCGCAGTTTCAGACCAACTTCACTGTCAGTATCGAAGCGGCCGAAGGCGTCACCACCGGGATTTCGGCCTACGACCGCGCGCATACGGTGCGAACCGCAGTGCGGCCAGATGCCAAGCCGCAGGATCTGAGTCAGCCAGGGCATATTTTCCCGCTGATTTCGCAGCCCGGTGGCGTGCTGACCCGCGCCGGCCACACCGAAGCGGCCAGCGATCTGCCGATGCTGGCCGGGCTGGAACCGGCCGGCGTGCTGGTGGAAGTGCTCAACCCGGACGGCAGCATGGCGCGCCGCCCGCAGCTGGAGGTGTTCGCACGCGAGCATGGGCTGAAGATGGGCTCGATCGCCGACCTGATCGCCTACCGGTTGGCCAACGAGCACACCGTCGAACGCGTGGACGAGCGCGACATCACCACCGAGTTCGGGCCGTTCAAGCTGGTGACCTACCGCGACCGCATCGCCCACGATCTGCATTTTGCCTTGGTACGCGGCGCTGCCGATCCGCACACGCCCACGCTGGTGCGCGTGCAGGTGGAAAACCCGCTGGCCGATCTGCTGCATTGGCAGCGCGATGATTTCGGGGTGGCTGCCACCGATGCCTTGCGTGCGATCGCCGCCGAAGGGCAGGGCGTGATGGTGGTGTTGTCGGCCCCGCGCGACAGCGAATCGTTGTTGGCGCGGTTGCGCCAGCAGCTCGAGGCCGCCACCAATGCCAAGGACGTCAGCCAGTGGCGTCGCAATGGCGCTGGCGCGCAGATCCTGGCCGAGCTCGGCCTGGGCAAGCTGCGCGTGCTGGGCACCCCGCGCCGCCAGGTCGGCCTGGCCGGCTTCGGGCTGGAGGTGGTGGAGTATCTGGAGTGCCACGCGGGCGAAGCGGTGCATGCGGTGCCGCCGGCAGTGGTGCCGTAA
- the ribH gene encoding 6,7-dimethyl-8-ribityllumazine synthase — protein sequence MTHYEGDLRPTTARFAIIASRWNARITDALVTGARQSLAGNGIGEDAIDVIRVPGAWEIPIAANRLGQSGQHAAIIALGCVIRGDTRHYEHVADLCAEGLMSVQLQTGVPVLNGVLAVERVEDAEARAGGSHGNKGEECALAALELVNLMELLP from the coding sequence ATGACCCACTACGAAGGCGATCTTCGCCCCACCACCGCGCGCTTTGCGATCATCGCCAGCCGCTGGAATGCCCGTATCACCGACGCGCTGGTCACCGGTGCGCGCCAGAGCCTGGCCGGCAATGGCATCGGCGAGGACGCCATCGACGTGATCCGCGTGCCGGGCGCCTGGGAAATTCCGATCGCGGCCAACCGCCTGGGACAATCCGGCCAGCATGCAGCGATCATTGCGCTGGGCTGCGTGATCCGTGGCGATACCCGCCATTACGAACATGTGGCCGACCTGTGCGCCGAAGGCCTGATGAGCGTGCAGTTGCAGACCGGCGTGCCGGTCCTCAACGGCGTGCTGGCAGTGGAGCGGGTGGAAGATGCCGAGGCGCGTGCCGGCGGCAGCCATGGCAACAAAGGCGAGGAATGCGCGCTGGCCGCGCTGGAACTGGTGAATTTGATGGAGTTGTTGCCATGA
- the nusB gene encoding transcription antitermination factor NusB, translated as MSKSGGHARHGRRDGIDPVLRSRARRRALQAVYAWQISGGFAKQVIGQFAHEQAHEVADLAYFESLVEGVLTHRAELDTALTPYLDRGVEEVDAIERAVLRLAAYELLYRQDVPYRVVINEAIETAKRFGSEHGHTYVNGVLDRAAVEWRKVESGA; from the coding sequence ATGAGCAAGTCCGGTGGACATGCCCGCCACGGCCGTCGCGACGGCATCGACCCGGTGCTGCGCTCGCGCGCACGCCGCCGTGCCTTGCAGGCGGTGTATGCCTGGCAGATCTCCGGTGGTTTCGCCAAGCAGGTGATCGGCCAGTTTGCGCACGAGCAGGCGCATGAAGTGGCCGACCTGGCGTACTTCGAAAGCCTGGTGGAGGGCGTGCTCACCCATCGCGCCGAGCTGGATACCGCATTGACGCCGTATCTGGATCGCGGCGTGGAAGAGGTCGATGCGATCGAACGTGCCGTGCTGCGCCTGGCTGCCTATGAGCTGCTGTACCGGCAGGACGTGCCGTACCGCGTGGTGATCAACGAAGCGATCGAAACCGCCAAGCGTTTCGGCTCCGAACACGGCCACACCTATGTCAACGGCGTGCTGGATCGCGCTGCGGTGGAGTGGCGCAAGGTCGAGTCGGGCGCCTGA
- the thiL gene encoding thiamine-phosphate kinase has product MPEFDVIARLRARIAARADVPLGIGDDAALLQPPTGEQLAITADTLNAGVHFPHETLPDDLGWKTLAVNLSDLAAMGAQPRWCTLSLSLPHDDLAWVDAFADGFFALADAHGIALVGGDTTRGPLSCAVTAIGSVPPGAALRRDGACVGDDVWVTGQLGEAAAALSLWQAGALDVTRVAANPLHEAWRGRLLRPQPRVQAGLRLRGLAHACVDVSDGLLADLGHLCERSGVGAHLSLTDLPELPRSDAINAAQCSGWQLGGGDDYELCFTAAPQHRDAVLQAMQFAEVAATRIGQIVAAPGVVVHDAGGNPWQPPQRGYQHFVG; this is encoded by the coding sequence ATGCCCGAATTCGATGTGATTGCCCGTCTGCGCGCGCGCATCGCCGCCCGTGCCGACGTGCCACTGGGCATTGGCGATGATGCAGCGCTGCTGCAGCCCCCGACGGGCGAGCAGTTGGCCATCACCGCCGATACGCTCAATGCGGGGGTGCATTTTCCGCACGAAACGCTGCCTGACGATCTGGGCTGGAAGACGCTGGCGGTGAATCTGTCCGACCTCGCCGCGATGGGTGCGCAGCCGCGTTGGTGCACCTTGTCGCTGTCATTGCCGCACGACGACCTGGCGTGGGTGGACGCATTTGCCGATGGATTCTTTGCGCTCGCCGATGCGCACGGCATTGCGTTGGTCGGCGGCGACACCACGCGTGGGCCGTTGTCGTGCGCAGTCACCGCCATCGGCAGCGTGCCGCCGGGGGCGGCGCTGCGGCGCGATGGCGCGTGCGTGGGCGATGACGTGTGGGTGACCGGGCAGTTGGGCGAAGCGGCGGCGGCGTTGTCGCTGTGGCAGGCCGGTGCGTTGGATGTCACGCGTGTGGCGGCCAATCCGCTGCATGAAGCATGGCGCGGCCGTCTGCTGCGCCCGCAGCCGCGCGTGCAGGCAGGATTGCGGCTGCGTGGGCTTGCGCATGCCTGCGTGGATGTCTCCGACGGTCTGTTGGCCGATCTGGGCCATCTGTGCGAGCGCAGTGGTGTGGGCGCGCACCTGTCGCTGACTGATCTGCCGGAGCTGCCACGCAGCGACGCCATCAACGCAGCGCAGTGCAGCGGCTGGCAATTGGGTGGCGGCGACGACTACGAGCTGTGTTTCACCGCCGCCCCGCAGCACCGCGATGCCGTATTGCAGGCCATGCAATTCGCTGAAGTGGCCGCAACGCGCATCGGCCAGATCGTCGCGGCGCCCGGCGTGGTCGTGCACGACGCCGGCGGCAACCCGTGGCAACCGCCGCAGCGTGGGTATCAGCACTTCGTCGGCTAA